From the Caldisericia bacterium genome, one window contains:
- a CDS encoding DMT family transporter, producing MKKVVFINLMLFIVLIIWANSYVMIKIATRELSPLSLAASRFFIIFPFLFCFPSLYKIKIIKKEDIIKIILLSFLNVPGYHLSINKAETLINASTASLISGLNPVLTTFLSSIFLKEKISIKKGFGLFISFVGVIFLTYGISYGFKIESFLGAFFSLLSVLSWVTSTILSKPLFKKYDPLDTTIWIIFIGTIMLFPFIRTSNIKELLNINHLTLISIFYLGFLSILFGYIFWYKGLKYKEASTASSFIYLNPIIGTISGIVFLKEKLSNLSLIGGIFIILGLFLVNPLRIEGSNKKD from the coding sequence ATGAAAAAAGTTGTTTTTATAAATCTTATGCTTTTTATAGTGTTAATTATTTGGGCAAATTCTTATGTTATGATAAAAATTGCAACAAGAGAACTCTCTCCTTTATCTTTAGCAGCATCAAGGTTTTTTATTATTTTTCCCTTTTTGTTTTGCTTTCCCTCACTTTATAAAATTAAAATTATAAAAAAAGAGGATATTATTAAAATAATTCTTCTTTCATTTTTGAATGTTCCAGGTTATCATCTTTCAATTAATAAGGCAGAGACATTAATAAATGCTTCAACTGCATCTCTTATATCAGGGCTTAATCCAGTTTTAACTACCTTTTTATCTTCAATATTTTTAAAAGAAAAAATATCTATTAAAAAAGGATTTGGTCTATTTATTTCTTTTGTAGGTGTTATTTTTTTAACATATGGAATATCATATGGTTTTAAAATAGAAAGTTTTTTAGGTGCTTTTTTTAGTTTACTATCAGTATTATCTTGGGTTACTTCAACTATTTTGTCAAAACCTCTTTTTAAAAAATATGACCCCTTAGATACAACAATTTGGATTATATTTATAGGCACAATAATGCTATTTCCTTTTATAAGAACCTCAAATATAAAAGAATTGTTAAACATAAATCACTTAACACTAATTTCTATATTTTATCTTGGCTTTCTCTCAATTCTTTTTGGTTATATATTTTGGTATAAAGGTTTAAAATACAAAGAGGCCTCAACTGCAAGTTCATTTATTTATTTAAATCCAATAATTGGAACAATAAGTGGAATAGTTTTTTTAAAAGAAAAACTTTCTAATTTATCTTTAATAGGAGGAATTTTTATTATACTTGGCCTTTTTCTTGTTAATCCTTTAAGGATTGAGGGGAGTAATAAGAAAGATTAA